The window TTAATGATCAAAGCAAGGATGAAGTTCATTATACCCTCATAATATGTATGAGATTGATTATTTATTCTATGAATAAGACACATCTCTCGGTGTAACCACCCCATAACAATTTGTGTTTTAGAAATGTGAGTTTTGGCATCCATTTTGGCAGTTTTTAATTTCCACCCTTTCACAAATATGAATTGGGAGGATTTGAAGAGAGGTTAAAAATTGTAACCAATTGGGATGATATCTCGTCTTGTCTCTCTTCTACATTTACCCTCTATTCTACCCAATTTATTTGCACTCTTCTTGTTACTTTATATTCCTTTTTGGTGTTTTAGGTAATTATGAGCTTATTATATAGGTTCATGTCAAGAATAttcatttttatgattttctggTAGTTTATATATGATTATTACACTATTACCAGGTTACATCCACAATTATAGCTGAAAGACGTTATTTAAGCTTTTAATCGAGTTGATTCCTTCTAACAATCACAAGTCCATAGTCATTGCTGGCAAAGATATAAACACCAAAATTCTGGATTTTGGAATCAAAATCAGCTAAGATTAAAAAATATGTACCTTGTGGCTTGTGTAGCGTGTATGCTGGAAAAATAAGTAGCATAAACTGCTTTCCAGTGTCTTCGTAATCTTCAGACGAAGAGAAGACTTGCTCTGAgggaaaagataaataaatacatGGGcagaaaaagattaaaatacaTACATTAAAATGCATTGTCATACATGTACATAACAGGAATTAGGGTTTATGAAATCAGGCTGTTGATACGAATTCTTTCTCCCTCCAACACTCAACACCCAAAAAAAAGAAGCGAACACCTCTGATGAGAAGATCTAAACTAATACCCTCGCAGATCTACTGTTGTTCGGAGATCACCACCAGAAGTAGCAGAAGATAGAATCGGGATTATACTAGCTAGGCCAGTCCAGGAACTGGATGGCTAGGTGTATTTTTTTTCCCGACTTTGAGTTGATCAGTTAATTTTTGTTCTCAAATGTTCCAGATGCACTAGTTTGGTTCACAGTTTCAGTTGCACTACACTCGTCAAGGTATTGATCATAGGCATAAGAAACAAAACCCCATATAGCCAATAACATAGCCACCACCTTTATCCCGTCCATTACGTCATGGAAAAAGATCACAGCTAGTGCTGGAACAATCGGCAATCCTAGAGTAGCAACAACATTGGAGAACAGGGATGACACTTCAACAATCAATCCAAATAAACCTATGTTGTAAACTTGCCAACTGATGGATGTGAAAATCAAGGTCATCACATATGCCAATTTCCCAAGCCCAAATTGATTCATCTCTAATTTCACAGCCTTCAAATCACCAGTTGACAAAATTCCAACCACTGCAATTAAACTTGCAATAAATGACTGACGAAGTAGCAAATCCAAAATCGCTTCAAAGTCCTGCTTCTTCAGTATTTTCTGGAAGGCAAACTCAGTCAAGGAAAGCAACAATCCATATGCCATTGGATAAGCAATAGCACAAATGAAACCAAAGGCATAATTTGCCGCTGAAACTCCTTCAGGAATGGAGGAACCAGACTGAATTACGAGTAAGGTAGATGAGATCGTAAGCAAGAAAAGAGAATTAATGATGTAAGGTGTGAACTTCTGTGAATtcaagaagaaggagaagaaggcaTTGAAGGCCAATTGGGATGCACATAAGAGAGAGAAAGTCGAGACAGGTACATATTGCAGTCCTACAGAGTACATCATACCCACTGCCGCCACAAATAGCCCAAAAAATACGTAAACTGATGTAGTTTTCAGAGGAGAAAGCACGTTACTTGGTTTAGAATTTTGGGTACTTTCTTTGGGTAAAATGCTGTACAAGGGCAACAGCAATGGAAAGCCCGCATATTGCACTAGTGTTGCCATCCATTTGTTTCTTCCACCTTCATTGAAATACAATCTGCCAAGTAACATGCCTACTGACTGTCCAACAAGGACACAAACTATATAGAACGCAATCCAAATCCACCACTTTAACCCTCGTTTCTGTGATGAACCTTCTGAGGTGGTTCCTTCTGTCTGAGGCAGCGTTCCTGATTTGGTGTTGTGGACTGTGGAAAATAAAATGTTATGTAATGTTTAGGAGGGGAGGGGGGAATGATCTGATGCAGGTCGGTATAAAAATTATAGTTCCAACATGGTAAGCAGTTGTGCCATTACATTTTATAAAGAGGGATCATTTTTTGGTTTTCTATTTTAGGGTGTGGGGGAGAGAGACTACTAAGAACTGGATATATGCAGAAAATAGCGAGTAATGACTGCTAGTTCAGCAAAAGAAACTAGTTTATTGTAAGTATTAAGTAATGCTGAAAACAACAAAACTCACACATTCAGCCCGCAAACAGATGTTTTTAGAGATATATTCAGAAACCTGTGTCCAAATTCTAAGCACAATTGAGTTACTTGATTCAAACTCTGCATATAGTGACCTCTAGGGAGGGAGGTGAAAGAGAAGACTTGATGTAAGGGAATGTCAAAATTGAAATCTCAAGGTCTGTTTCTAGCAATAATATTGAGCAGATGGTGGTAGAAAGTAGAAACTATTGCTTTTTAAAGAGGTACTTAGAGAATGTTctcatttatttgtttaaaagtAAGAAGCTGTATCAGGTTTTAACATTGAGGTGTGTGTTAGTCTGGATCTTTATTTGTTTTACTGCTATTAGTCTTTTCTGAACTAAGAGTACAACTCATCTTAGCTCCTCTTCTGTCATATAATTGCAATTAATGAATGAATGTATACCTCCCCTTGTTCTGTGCCTTTCTTATGTTACGTTGGGTGCAATTGGATTGTTTCAAATTTAAGGTTGGTTCTTGATTactaaaattcaaactttacCAAAAATCAACTCTTGTGCCCAACAAACAATtctttttgtttggtttttttttttcttttgatgcATGTTATTTCAGGGTCTGGATTGAGAAACTGTGATCAAGACCTTATTATAAGATATCACAGTTTTATCCCCAAACATTAAGATATTACAGTTTTTGGCCAGTTTCAATATAGTTACCAGGTTGATGAAAACACCACCAAAATACAGATCTGAAGCATCCTTATATAATGGCTGTGATGGTATGAATTATGCAAGTTCATTCAAGGGAAATGGAGGAGGATCAAGTTATTCATTTTGTTCTTGTTATAGTACAATGGACGCCTTCCGCAAAATACTGAACAGCTTGTATGATGTCTGGTAACAAACTGTGAGAATACAAAAGACAATAACGATAACACATAAGTGGACGTAATAGTATCATCAATTAACTTAGATAAAGTGAAGATAAGGGGGTGTGAAGGAGAGAAGGAAAAACTtttttttccttccaaatctccAATGGGgatgattttatttgttaaaaggGTAAAAGAAAAAGGATATTTCACAATTCACTTTGCTTTCCCCATTTGATATCCAAATGAAGGATGATTGGTGTCTAACTCTTCCTCTCCTCCCTTCCAAATCCTCTGCTCATTAATTTGTATTCGAGAATTCACAAGTAATTAGTTTCTTTAGGCTAGAGGAAGACTTTATAATCTTCTATCAAAGAGTTGACATTTCTATGATACAGACGCATACGGAAATTGGTATGGTAGGGCAGTGGGGTACGGGAAATGCCAAGTCTGAGCTTCATATTGGTCTTAATATTAGTGAACAATTTGAgcgtcaaattaaaaaaaaattatatcttcCAAAAAGTTCCGATATTGTactatttaagaatttattaaTCCCTATAATCCATATATTATCTTTGAGTTTTAGTACCTCTGGTTGCTTGAAGCCCCTTATTATCAAATCATTTCTGTTACTTCATTAATAGTACAAGAAATCAACCACCTCCAAATTTGATCTATTTCTAAATTTAACccttctctttatttttttaaggatAAGGGTAGAATCATAGCTAAAGATTATAAATATGGGTGTGATTCCGGTGGCGAAATCACATAAGTGGCATATCACAGATATCATGATAAGCTACTGTGAAAATAAAAGGCGTGgaaaatattcattttattaatataatactaGCTTTTTAGAGCATTTGTCTAGAATGTAATGGTCACTATGATGGAATATTTGGACAAAGATGAAAAATTTGCATTACTCTGATAGCTAAGAAGGTTATAGGAGGATCATGGGGCAATATCATGGAAACAAAGATACAAAGTAGTGGAAAGATGACGTCAAGATAGcagtaaagaaaaagaaaaatgttgtCTTTGATTAGCAAAAGGCAAAAATAGCAGTTTGCGAATCGAAATCAAAAGCTTTCAAAGACGTGTTTGATAAATTAGATtctaaaaaggaaaaaggatATATGTAAAGTGGTGAATAAGAAATAATCAAAGACTAAGGACATAAGTATAGTAAATTGTAGAAAGGATAAGGACAATAAAATTCTAGTCTAGGACCTTAAGTCACAATATTTACGCTATAACTTTGACTCTCAAATGTTCAATActtcaagtataaattttttCCTTGTATGCCATATTAGACTAACATACATGACTTGGCCTAAAGTCACAAAATTTAGGACCTAAGTGACGGCTGTGGAAGTTAGTTGTATTCTAGTATACCATTTTCAATCACTTGCATATTTAACATACCGTTGACAACCTCATTCTTTGGTATGATCTCTTGTCTTAAGCTTGAAGCGCCATTGTTAGAAGCATTCTCAAATTCCACATCTGTTTCACCATTTTGTTGCTGGTTTGCATATATTCGGGGATGTAGCAGATATGTTTTTTTAACCTGTTGTCTTTAAGTTGAAAATTGCAACAAATGAAGGTATAAGTGATGACCTAGGTGACATGGTCTTTGGGTGGAATAGAGGTAAAAGACCCAAACAAAACAAGGAAATATGAGAGTAACACAAGAAGCAACATCTCCAAAGTAGTAAAGAAAACAAAGCAATTCTGGAAGAAATTATTGAACAGCACAAATATCATAGGATCACAGGTTAAACTTAAAAGGCAAAAGTAGCTTACTCTCTAAAAATCACATAAGCACAAGAGATCTCTCTTTTCAAACaagttaatggaaaaaaattacAGAATAGATTGTATATGAAATCACACATCATTTTTCTCTATAGGTTTCTTTCTCCATAGCAAAGTAGAAAAAACGTTATGCTAAAGCTACGAAAAAgttatataatattttcatcTCTTTCGCATTACAGCACTCCAATAGTCATATGTGCTCATTCAATGTCTTTTTCTTACAGATTCTTAGGCTCATCGCTTACGTGCACAATTGCAACCATACAGCAACAATGCATATATTTTCGCAGCAAGAAAGCGGCAAAAAAACTAGAGACCCGAGTTTAATAAACATTGCCTCAAAACACTACCTCAAGTGTTTAAAGCTACAGCCTACAGTATCAATTGTTGAACACCACTAGAATCTTGATTCGGAGTCAAACATCAAGAAACAAAAAGCTACACCAAAATCTAAACTGAAACAGACTTCATTGTGTTTTGAAACAGACTTCAAATTATATCCCGAGACATTTTAAAGGAAGAAATATTACTTAAGGAAAGGAGAGTCTCGCCTTAAATCCAGTAATGTTTTGTGTTATTGTTAGTAGATCTATTTTTTGTgtaatcaattattttttttttttcaagttttattGTAATCAAAGATTGCAAATCTTACTTTTTTTGAGTCATTGTTAGTATAAAGTATTTAAACCTAATAAAAAACTGAAATGTTGAATAGATAAAGCAATTTATTGCTTTTACAATAGTATTTAAAAAGGCTAAACAAAAATGAGCAAGTCCTTTTCtgaatattcttcctcatcccaGATATTTTCCCctatttcaaatttctaataaaaaaacaagaaaGCTCCAAAGTTATTAATTAATCGAGCCATTTCCATTTCTTCTGTAAACATTCATAAATTGGAACAATATCAAAAACAAAAGGTTCAAACAAAGATTATCGACCATAAATCAAACAACATAACAATcagcaacaaaaaaaattcaatttaaggCCAGAATCAAAGccaacaaaaaccaaaaaaaaaaaaaaaaaaagaagaagaaagaagaaaccCTAAAGATGATAAGAGGAAAATTGAATACCTTAAATCCCGGTGAGAAAAAGCGAAATGCAATCGACGATGAGCAGCTGTTAAATTGGGAAAAGAAATGTTGAAGGATTTAGTGTTAAAGCCGGAACATCCATGAGTAAGAAAACATGTAGAGAGCTTGGACGCCATTGTTAAGAGCAAAAAAAGGTCTCACATGCAATCCCCTTAAAACAAATGAGAAATGGAGAAAGATAATGGAGAAGAAGAGGTAGTATTGTATCACTGTTTCTGCGCCACTATGAGTTATTTTGAGTacgagtatttttttattttcttttacagttttagaattaattaattaagtaattaattaatcaattataattGGGCAATTAAGAATTTTCGACACGTAGTTGAGTGCAAGTGATCACTTGTTGTTACGTTGTTTGTCGTGTATAAATCTGTAGCCTCATACATGTCGGGCCGGTTTAAAAGTAATCTAGTCTTAGCCTTTTTAAAAAGCAACAAATCTTGTATGATACGTTTCACTATTATATGAGTCTATATAATTAACttgttttttgatttattactttaagattgtaagtgatcactttaatgttataagtgatGGTTTTAAAACCATAAcaaatgatcactttaacattaaATTCCAATTTAATGTTATTCCAGACATCCGCGCAATTGTAACAACTGGTCATATGTCTGATTTCAAGTCCGAATGAAGAAGATATGCCCAAAACAAAAATTGACTGAAATACTAAAAAGTGCCCAATCGCGAGGCGCGATTTTGGCTCATTCGAACAACATCGATGTCCTAAATTCAAATCAACATTCATACACACTCAAACAACCACAAATCAAATccaaactttaagactataagtaTATATTTGATCAGCCCATCATAATTGTTATCACCATGAGACGGTTTCATTTGAGTATTTGTGTTTTACAATCTAACCCTCTTTAAAAATATAGAGCTTATTTTCAGTCCAGCTTTTATTATGTCTTTAGAATGAATCGAGTTAAGGCTAAAAATGGACACAGAACTCGTATAATACATTTaagatgaaagaaaaaaaataactacaAGTGATAAAGGACAAGTTCTTAAAGCCACCTCAAAAACTCttatgaataaatttaaatCTCTTACTATTTCAAATTAGTGTTTTTTCTATCCAACTTTCCCAATAACAATTATTGGAGTTCTATAGAAATGTATAAATAAAGCTAAACAAGAAGATAAAAGTGCTAATGATTAAATTATATAACATCACAAAACAGGAGTTGAAGGGAGGTTAGATGTTGCTCCTTTATCGGAAAAATTACGTAAAAACAAATTGAGATAGTTTGAACATGTGAAGAGAAAAACTGCAAAATGAAGCAAGTAAAATTTGACTTGTGAGAGCTACATCTCTCCAAGTACCAGATCGGTGATAGAAATAGCTAAAAGCGTAGTATTCACGTTTTAGGCTTCTAATAGTTTGGCTAGCTTTCCTTTTCTTCCAGAGTgctatttagttttttttcttttttatttagtttacaCCTCCAATTTGCTATTGTTATCTAGGCTTGGCAGCAGTTTTAATGTGTATTGTGTGTATTGGAAGTGACATGTGTCTTTCTCAAGCGTGTTGGGTATTAATCACCCTTCTTCTGCAAGAACCTATCcttttggaaaaaaattaaatgcatGCATTTTTTCATGCTCTCTCCTTGGAGGGAGCACGAATATGATATGTCTGTTTTTATCTTCCCTCAGACTCTAACTTGTGTAGAATACTGAGTTGTTGACTATGACTATAACACAATCGAATGAAGAGCATATTGGAACCAAGAAGGATGACAATCACGACCGCAGGTCCATGGATGCACATCAAGAGTATATAGCTCATAAGAGCTGAAAAGTGCATGTAGTACATATGGATTTTTGATATCAATTCCATATGAAAAcgtcttaaattatttttactttttttaatttaaagaaaAGTTTGTGTTACTCAACGTAAAAGATAAATGATAAAGGAGATGATATTGCGCTTGGCCAGGATCTAAACGGAACCTAAGTGTGTTCGAGCCAAAGGTTTAAAAGCACCAATATTGCATTAGGACTAAAGCTAAAATGAGCTCAAGTGCAGTCATTTTAGGTTTGTATCATGGTCTTAAATCAATATGGGCttatttttttacctttttgtcAAAAACCGGTGATTGTCACAGAAAAAGTGAAGTTTCCAACACGAAAATGCCTTTCACAAGTATAAGATCGAAGAAAGGGACAAGGGGGCAAGAGTAAAAACATGGGAACACAACTAAAATTCATTACAAATAATAGCAAATCTGAACTCGTACCACTCGCCCGAGAAAAACCTATTTTTGCTATGTAGCTCACACACAACAGGAGCGAACATGCTGTATGGGTATGGGATCGAATAGGTAAAAAAATGTAAGGGAAAAGAAAGGATGCTATACAACTACACAATATCACTTGGTGGTGAGGCGGAAAAAAAATACTCCGTTAGAGATTTTCTCCATAATATCTACACAAATGGCTTTCTCATCCTTTGTTTCCGGTATGGTTGACCAATTTTAGCGATAACCATCTTCATCATCTATAATTGCAAGAGACAATTCCGGTCTCCTCATTCCGATTGATCCTAGCTAGCTTGCCAGTTGATCCACGTGGGTTGTATGGGAAAATGATTCTATGTTCCACGATTCAGGCCTACAAAAAAGTGGCATTTCCCTCGGATATATATCACTGTTCAAAAGGATTCTTCTTCAAAATGCATTATATAGGACGATTTGCATGAGTCACTTACCGGTGAGCTAGGTATTAAGAGGAGGACAACAGCGAGAAAATACAAACAGAATGAAATAGCAGCACCAGCAATGAAATTATGCAACAAACGCCGGTTATCCTTCGTAGGAATGAATACAGTTTTAAGTACATTAGTCAGCTCAAATAGCCGATACGAAACCTGAAAAAGCGAGTAAGTTAAGTATAAACACAGCAACTGGAACATGTtgattatgaaaaaacaaaggGATCTATTTACCAAAAC of the Amaranthus tricolor cultivar Red isolate AtriRed21 chromosome 6, ASM2621246v1, whole genome shotgun sequence genome contains:
- the LOC130814511 gene encoding purine permease 21-like, giving the protein MASKLSTCFLTHGCSGFNTKSFNISFPNLTAAHRRLHFAFSHRDLRQQVKKTYLLHPRIYANQQQNGETDVEFENASNNGASSLRQEIIPKNEVVNVHNTKSGTLPQTEGTTSEGSSQKRGLKWWIWIAFYIVCVLVGQSVGMLLGRLYFNEGGRNKWMATLVQYAGFPLLLPLYSILPKESTQNSKPSNVLSPLKTTSVYVFFGLFVAAVGMMYSVGLQYVPVSTFSLLCASQLAFNAFFSFFLNSQKFTPYIINSLFLLTISSTLLVIQSGSSIPEGVSAANYAFGFICAIAYPMAYGLLLSLTEFAFQKILKKQDFEAILDLLLRQSFIASLIAVVGILSTGDLKAVKLEMNQFGLGKLAYVMTLIFTSISWQVYNIGLFGLIVEVSSLFSNVVATLGLPIVPALAVIFFHDVMDGIKVVAMLLAIWGFVSYAYDQYLDECSATETVNQTSASGTFENKN